The Polyangiaceae bacterium genomic interval TCTCACGCCCGAATTCGTTCGAGATCAAAAGCTTTATACGTTCGGATATTCCGGCCGAAATGATCGCCTCGAAATCGAGAGCCGCGCCTTCAAGGAAGTCAAGGAAAAGCTTCTGTTTTCATTGACGAACTTCGGCGACCCCTACATTCGCGTCGTCGATGCCAACTACGGCAATCGCGGTGAGCTGCTGCTCGAGCACCAGCACAGCGGAATGGATTTGCGCGCCGATTACGCACGTGAAACGCTTGCAGCCATCGTTCGCTGCTGGAAACGCCCCGCGCTCGTCGCGACGAAGATGGACGGCAAACACGTCGTGCTTCGTTACGACGGCAAGGAACATTCCGTGTCCCCTCATAAACCCTGATGCTCCCGTCACATCTATCCCCCCCGCTGCTCGTGAGCCTCCTTGCGCTCGCCAGCGCATGCTCGGGTACATCAGGACAAACCGCTCCGTTTCCGCCACCAAACGCCTCCGTTTCAGCCGCGCCAAACCCTCTGGTCACAGCGCCGCTTCCACTCCCAGCTTCGGATCCGCCACCGTCCGTTGGGTCGGGCGTGCCTCTCGATGCGCCAGTGACCGACGTCAAAGCATCGGATCCCGCGCCTTTTCAGGCGCTCGCGCGAGGTTCCGGGCAAGCGGCCGATCGTGCGCTCGTCGAAGGAGACGATGCCTATCGCCGCGCGGATTTCGTTGCTGCTCAAAAGGCTTATCAAAAAGCCGCGACGTTGGCCCCGAAGGATGCAGCGCCGATCGTCGGGCTCGTTCGAGCTCGTTTGTCCGCCGAACGCGCTCCGGTCGACATCGCTGCAGCGCCGGGTCATCCGGGGCTCGAACAAGCCGTGAAGGACCTCGAGCGCGCCGTGCGTCTCGATGGAAAGTTTGCCCCCGCGCGTGTCGAGCTCGGGCGAACGCTGCTCGTTTTGGGGCGTGTGGACGAGGCTTCGGCCGTGCTTCGCAAGGCTATCGAACTAGCTCCGAGCGATACCGAGGCGCATTCGGCGTTTGGCGTAGCGCTGCTCGGGACGGGCAACATCGAGCCGGCGGCGCGTGAATTCGAAGTCGCGGCGGGGCTCGAATCCACCTCGGCCGTGCGCTTCAAAAACCTCGGAACCGCGCTTCTCACGGCGGGCAAGAGTGCCGAGGCTGCGCGGGCATTCGAGCGGGCGGCCGAGCTTGCTCCGGGGGATGCACGCATTCAAAACGACCTTGGAACGGCGCTCTTGACGCTTGGTGAAACGGATCGAGCCGTCGTGTGTTTGCTCGATGCGGTGAGGCGTGATCCGCGGCGAGCGACGTATCGATCGAACTTGGGGTACGCTTTTGCGCAGAAGGGGGAGCTCGATCGGGCGATGGTGATCTACCGCGAAGCGTTGGCGCTCGACGAGCGTCTCGTGAGCGCGTGGATCAACCTGGGAAATGTGTTTGCGAAGCAGCGCAAGTTTGCTTCTGCGCGCGAAGCGTACGACAAGGCGCTCGCGATTGATCCTGCCGATCCGCGCGTGAAGGCGGTGATCGACGAGCTTTTGGCGATCGAGCAATCGGAAGGGGCGGGTCGGAAGGACAAACCGTGAAGGTTGCAATGAGTTCTCCTTGACCTTTTGCTCGAACGGCGCTTGATTGCGGTGACTTTGCTGGGGCTGAATCCATGACCATCGACATCGACGACATCGTTGGTGTAGGCGGCGAGCTCGATCCGCATGTGCTCGTCGAAGCCTACCGGCGTGGTGTTTTTCCTTGGCCGATAGATGGATTGTCCGTTCTTCCCTGGTTTTGCCCGCGGGAGCGCGCGATTCTCGATTTCAAGCTCATTCATGTACCGCGCAGTTTGCGCCGAGCGCTCCGACAAACCTCGTTCGTATGTACCGTCGATACCCAATTCGATCGCATCATCGATCTTTGCGGCGAAGTGCCTCGGCCGGGGCAAGACGGGACGTGGATCACGCCGGAGCTGCTCATGGCGTACAAGGAATTGCATCGAATGGGTTACGCGCATTCGGTGGAAGTGTGGAATGTCGAAAAGCGATTGGTGGGCGGCATTTACGGCGTGTGTGTCGATGGGGTGTTTTCTGCGGAGAGCATGTTTCACCTCGAACCGAATGCATCGAAGGTTGCGCTATTTCATTTGGTTTCGCTGCTCGAAAAGGCGGGTTGTGAATGGATGGACATTCAAGTCATGACGCCGCACATGGAAGCGCTCGGAGCCATTACGCTGTCTCGGAAGCGTTTTCTCGACAAGCTCGCGAAGGCTCGAGCGCGTGGGCTGAAGCCTTTTCCAACGTAATCAGGTGCTGCTCTTGGGCCCCATTCGTCGACTCGAAACCGGAGGCGGCACGATGGTCATGACGAGCGAGTCGTCGATTCCCATGCCGCGAAGATGCCGGCGCAGCGTGCCAAGTTCGAGGAGTCCGATGCGAGCCACCGACGCTTCGAATGCATCGAGCGCGCTTTTTTTGAATTGGTGCTTCGATAATAGATAGATGCGCTCCTGATAATCCTCGACGATGGTTTGAAATTCCAAATTCGCACTCGTCGCGTACGCGCGATCGATTTTGGGATGAACGTGATTGGACAAAAGATCGGCGATCAGTGATAGTCGTTCGATTTTCGCTCGCGCTTCGGCCTCGACGGTCGCAGCGGACGGGAAGAGAATATTGTAAATGGGGTCGTAATCGGGACAGCCCAAAAGGCGCCAGATTTCTTCACCATGGCTTTGCACGAGTGCTTCCGCTTGGCGATCGAGGTTTTCGAGCGCCTTTTCTTCGCGCGCCAAGGCCCTTTCGACGTCCTTTTTGTCTCGGGCGATTCGCTGAAGGATCGCTTCGATCGGCGCAAGGTGCTCTTCGGCTTTGCATTTGCACGGATCTCCTTCGAAGCGCGCATTGGCGAGCGCCATCGTGATGGCTTCTATCATTTCGGCCGTCGTAATGCGTTCGCTTGTAGGATCATCCATCGCGCGACCTCGAGCGTCAGGACGTCAATATGGGTTCGAATGCTTCGATGAGCCCTGCAAGCTCCACCGGATCTTCGATGATTGCAGCGATACGACCGGTTCCCGGAAGCCCCCCACCTGATTCCCAGATTTCTGGCTCGGTGGGATCCGTACCCGGTTCGAGTACTGCGAGGCTGTCTTTCGGCGCTGGACGTTGATCGTACAGCCACCGCAAAAGCATGCGATGACGCCAATCGAGCACCGACAAACCCACGAACAAGCCGGGGTGAATACGCGGCCTGGCGAGCAGTTCTTCCATCCAAGTGGGCAATTGCGGTCCGGTCGATCCGAGCAGCCCGTGAATGTGATCGTCTTCGGTGAGCATCGGTTGCGAAAAAATGGGCCGAGGTTCTGCGGAATATCCGCCATATAGCCGCATGATCACGATGTCGTTTTCCGTATCGAATCGTTTTGGAACGATGGGCTCCATTTTCCACGTGGTCGTTCCCGCAGTACGTTTCACGATTCGAGGTTTTGCATTCGATCCGCCGAGGGATGGTTGAATGGCCCAAATCGTGCGATTCGGTTGTTTTTCCGCAACGGCTCGCTCGAGGTGCGGGCGCCATAGGAGCGTCACGTGCACGCCTGGGGGAAGAATTTTCGCCATGGCATCGACGAGTGGCGGTACGGGCACCGTTTGCGTCGTCGCCAGTGTTTGCTGAAAAAGAGAGTGTAAAACTTCTTGTCCGAAGCGCAAAAGGCATCGCTGCGTGAGGGCGCTCAAAGACAAACCGTCTTCGGGTTTGTCGCCGTTCTCCATCATGAATTGCGATAACTCGCGCTGAAGCGTGTCGCGCGCTTCGTCGTGATCGCCCAGCACCATGCAATAAGGCCGTTCGAGAATGCCCGCGAGCGCCGGCGCAAGCCCTCGTCCACGACGTTTGCCGCTTGGTTTTGTCGTGCGACGTCCCTCGAAATCGAAGATGGCTGAATCCGTGCCACGCAAAAATAAAATGGGTGAAAACGCCTCGG includes:
- a CDS encoding tetratricopeptide repeat protein, coding for MLPSHLSPPLLVSLLALASACSGTSGQTAPFPPPNASVSAAPNPLVTAPLPLPASDPPPSVGSGVPLDAPVTDVKASDPAPFQALARGSGQAADRALVEGDDAYRRADFVAAQKAYQKAATLAPKDAAPIVGLVRARLSAERAPVDIAAAPGHPGLEQAVKDLERAVRLDGKFAPARVELGRTLLVLGRVDEASAVLRKAIELAPSDTEAHSAFGVALLGTGNIEPAAREFEVAAGLESTSAVRFKNLGTALLTAGKSAEAARAFERAAELAPGDARIQNDLGTALLTLGETDRAVVCLLDAVRRDPRRATYRSNLGYAFAQKGELDRAMVIYREALALDERLVSAWINLGNVFAKQRKFASAREAYDKALAIDPADPRVKAVIDELLAIEQSEGAGRKDKP
- a CDS encoding leucyl/phenylalanyl-tRNA--protein transferase, encoding MTIDIDDIVGVGGELDPHVLVEAYRRGVFPWPIDGLSVLPWFCPRERAILDFKLIHVPRSLRRALRQTSFVCTVDTQFDRIIDLCGEVPRPGQDGTWITPELLMAYKELHRMGYAHSVEVWNVEKRLVGGIYGVCVDGVFSAESMFHLEPNASKVALFHLVSLLEKAGCEWMDIQVMTPHMEALGAITLSRKRFLDKLAKARARGLKPFPT